The following are encoded in a window of Alkalibaculum bacchi genomic DNA:
- a CDS encoding methionine ABC transporter permease has product MLDSGTISMFAVGLLESLYMTLVSTFIAYLIGLPMGILAVVTEKDNILPIKSLNSILNTIINITRSIPFLILMIAIIPLTKKIVGTPIGSTATIVPLVVSAAPFIARMVESSIKEVDKGVIEAALSMGASPFQIIYKVMLPEAKPSLIVGIAIVTTTILGYSAMAGAVGGGGLGAIAINYGYHRYEYFIMFVTIILLIILVQIFQEIGMRIADKQDKRK; this is encoded by the coding sequence GTGCTTGATAGTGGAACCATATCCATGTTTGCCGTAGGCTTATTAGAGTCTTTGTATATGACATTAGTCAGTACATTTATTGCCTATTTAATAGGATTACCAATGGGTATCTTAGCTGTTGTAACGGAAAAAGATAATATTTTGCCAATAAAGTCGTTAAATAGCATTTTAAATACCATTATAAATATTACTCGTTCTATACCTTTTTTAATTTTAATGATTGCCATTATACCTTTGACTAAGAAGATAGTTGGTACACCTATTGGTTCTACTGCAACTATTGTACCTCTAGTAGTTTCAGCAGCTCCTTTTATTGCTAGAATGGTAGAATCTTCTATTAAGGAAGTAGATAAAGGTGTTATTGAGGCAGCTTTATCCATGGGAGCATCACCCTTTCAGATTATATATAAGGTAATGCTACCCGAGGCAAAACCTTCCTTAATTGTTGGCATTGCCATAGTCACTACAACGATTTTAGGTTATTCAGCCATGGCAGGAGCTGTAGGTGGAGGTGGTTTAGGAGCCATCGCTATTAATTATGGATATCATAGATATGAGTACTTTATTATGTTTGTGACCATTATATTATTAATCATTTTAGTACAAATTTTTCAAGAAATAGGCATGAGAATTGCCGATAAACAAGATAAAAGAAAATAA
- a CDS encoding MetQ/NlpA family ABC transporter substrate-binding protein, whose product MKKVISLLTVAVLSIFVFVGCSASDDKIITIGASPSPHAEILGVAKEVLAEEGYTLEIKEFTDYVVPNTALDSGDIDANFFQHKPYLDDFNAQKGTELASIATIHYEPLGLYPGKTTSLNELADGATIAVPNDTTNEARALLLLESAGLIKVDPNAGLQATIRDITDNPKNLVIKEIEAAQVARMLEDVDMAVVNGNYALLAELDVENDALVKEEKDSLAATTYANIVAVHQGDEEREDLKALVKALQSEKVKEFIQEKYEGSVVPMF is encoded by the coding sequence ATGAAAAAAGTTATTAGTTTACTAACCGTTGCAGTTTTATCTATTTTTGTGTTTGTAGGCTGTAGCGCATCTGACGACAAGATTATAACAATTGGTGCAAGTCCATCTCCTCATGCAGAAATTTTAGGGGTGGCAAAAGAAGTGTTAGCAGAGGAAGGTTATACTTTAGAAATTAAAGAATTTACGGATTATGTTGTCCCAAACACTGCTTTAGATTCTGGAGACATTGATGCGAATTTCTTTCAACACAAACCTTATTTAGACGATTTTAATGCACAAAAAGGTACAGAATTAGCATCTATTGCAACAATTCATTATGAACCACTAGGTTTATATCCAGGAAAAACAACTAGCCTTAATGAATTAGCAGATGGCGCTACTATAGCTGTTCCAAATGACACGACAAATGAAGCAAGAGCATTACTATTATTAGAATCAGCTGGACTTATAAAAGTAGATCCAAATGCAGGTTTACAAGCTACAATAAGAGATATTACCGATAATCCTAAAAATCTAGTAATCAAAGAAATAGAAGCAGCTCAAGTTGCTAGAATGTTAGAAGACGTAGATATGGCAGTAGTCAATGGAAATTATGCTCTATTAGCTGAATTAGACGTTGAAAATGATGCATTAGTAAAAGAAGAAAAAGACTCTTTAGCTGCTACTACTTATGCAAATATTGTAGCTGTTCATCAAGGAGACGAAGAAAGAGAAGATTTAAAAGCTCTGGTAAAAGCACTACAATCAGAGAAAGTAAAAGAATTTATTCAAGAAAAATATGAGGGTTCTGTTGTACCGATGTTTTAA
- a CDS encoding HAD family hydrolase — protein sequence MTTKLMIFDLDGTLVDSLEGIAFSMNQVLKENDFETYPTLKYKEFVGNGIKHLVFRALPEEYKDSESVEKYYSMMIKTYGKHYGAGMNLYPGIAKVLDKITNLGIPLAVNTNKNQDVTDFIVDQYLSKWSFIKVIGSHGDYERKPDPSGALALAKIAGAKPKECIYIGDSEVDIKTAKNAGMKCIVVTWGFRDKNYLLTLNPEIVVDHAKDIINYID from the coding sequence ATGACAACTAAGCTGATGATTTTTGATTTAGATGGTACCTTAGTAGATTCATTAGAAGGCATTGCATTTTCTATGAATCAAGTTTTAAAAGAAAATGATTTCGAAACATATCCTACTTTAAAATACAAGGAATTTGTAGGTAATGGCATTAAACATCTAGTATTTAGGGCTCTTCCTGAAGAATATAAAGATTCAGAATCTGTAGAAAAATACTACTCTATGATGATTAAAACCTACGGCAAGCACTACGGAGCAGGCATGAACCTTTATCCAGGTATCGCTAAAGTACTAGATAAAATCACAAATTTAGGTATCCCCTTAGCAGTTAATACCAATAAAAATCAGGATGTAACAGATTTTATCGTAGATCAATACTTAAGCAAGTGGAGTTTCATTAAAGTCATCGGCTCTCACGGAGATTACGAAAGAAAACCCGACCCAAGCGGAGCTCTAGCTCTGGCTAAAATAGCAGGAGCCAAACCAAAAGAATGCATTTACATAGGAGATTCCGAAGTAGATATAAAAACAGCCAAAAATGCAGGTATGAAGTGCATCGTGGTTACATGGGGCTTTCGAGACAAAAACTACTTACTAACACTAAACCCAGAAATTGTAGTAGATCATGCAAAAGATATCATAAACTACATAGACTAG
- a CDS encoding RrF2 family transcriptional regulator, with protein MKISTKGRYGLRAIIDLALNSNGEHVSLVNIAERQDISKNYLEQVFSTLRKADIVKSVKGAQGGYELAKDPSEITAGEILRALEGSLSVVNPSNENESNTIEKCIKKNVWNKIDESVNTVIDNTTLEDLINEYKKDSDVIMYYI; from the coding sequence ATGAAAATATCTACAAAAGGGAGATATGGCCTACGGGCAATTATTGACTTGGCGCTAAACTCTAATGGAGAGCATGTTTCTTTAGTAAATATTGCAGAAAGACAGGACATCTCGAAGAACTATCTAGAACAGGTTTTCTCAACATTGCGAAAAGCAGATATTGTGAAAAGTGTAAAAGGAGCCCAAGGTGGCTATGAACTAGCGAAAGACCCTTCTGAAATTACTGCAGGCGAAATTTTAAGGGCTCTTGAAGGAAGTTTATCTGTAGTAAATCCATCTAATGAAAATGAAAGCAATACAATAGAAAAGTGCATTAAGAAGAATGTGTGGAATAAAATTGATGAAAGTGTAAATACAGTAATTGATAATACTACCTTAGAAGATTTAATAAACGAATATAAGAAAGATTCTGATGTAATTATGTATTATATCTAA
- a CDS encoding DUF3892 domain-containing protein — protein sequence MEKRELQVIEEGDGGRNKKFKDVSSGQVYTLEEIANNISDFPGYHVVHRDGQIFIRSNPDGDRNNNLE from the coding sequence ATGGAAAAACGTGAACTTCAAGTAATTGAAGAGGGTGATGGTGGCCGCAATAAGAAATTCAAAGACGTAAGTTCTGGACAAGTTTATACACTTGAGGAAATTGCAAACAATATCAGTGACTTCCCAGGTTACCATGTAGTACACAGAGATGGGCAAATTTTTATCCGTTCAAACCCTGATGGAGATCGAAATAATAATTTAGAATGA